A single window of Arcobacter venerupis DNA harbors:
- the recA gene encoding recombinase RecA, whose protein sequence is MNENQKKSLDLAIKQIDKTFGKGTLIRLGDKVVVPTETISTGSLGLDLALGVGGLPKGRVIEIYGPESSGKTTLTLHAIAEAQKAGGVCAFIDAEHALDVGYAKNLGVDTDNLLVSQPDFGEQALEILETVIRSGAVDLVVIDSVAALTPKVEIDGDMDDQQVGVQARLMSKALRKITGLLNKMNCTVIFINQIRMKIGMTGYGSPETTTGGNALKFYSSIRLDIRRIATLKQGENSIGNRVKVKVVKNKVAAPFKLAEFDIMFGEGISKTGELVDYGVKLDIVDKAGAWFSYGDSKIGQGRENSKVFLKDNPEIAKEIEKKILDSMGINDALISSSTDDLEDASEIDE, encoded by the coding sequence ATGAATGAAAATCAAAAAAAATCATTAGACTTGGCAATAAAGCAAATAGATAAAACATTTGGTAAAGGTACACTTATCCGACTTGGAGATAAAGTTGTAGTTCCAACTGAAACTATTAGTACAGGTTCTTTAGGACTAGATTTAGCACTAGGTGTTGGTGGTTTACCAAAAGGAAGAGTAATTGAGATTTATGGACCTGAATCTTCAGGAAAAACAACTCTTACTCTTCATGCGATTGCAGAAGCACAAAAAGCTGGTGGAGTTTGTGCCTTTATTGATGCGGAACATGCTTTAGATGTTGGATATGCAAAAAACTTAGGTGTTGACACAGATAACTTACTTGTTTCTCAACCAGATTTTGGTGAGCAAGCTTTAGAAATACTTGAAACAGTAATTAGAAGTGGTGCTGTTGATTTAGTTGTAATTGACTCAGTGGCAGCATTAACTCCAAAAGTTGAAATTGACGGTGATATGGATGATCAACAAGTTGGTGTTCAAGCTAGACTTATGTCAAAAGCATTAAGAAAAATTACTGGATTATTAAATAAAATGAACTGTACAGTAATTTTCATTAACCAAATTAGAATGAAAATTGGAATGACAGGTTATGGGAGTCCAGAAACTACAACTGGTGGAAATGCACTTAAATTCTACTCATCAATAAGACTTGATATTAGAAGAATTGCAACACTTAAACAAGGTGAAAATTCAATTGGAAATAGAGTAAAAGTTAAAGTTGTAAAAAATAAAGTTGCAGCTCCATTTAAATTAGCAGAGTTTGATATTATGTTTGGTGAGGGAATCTCTAAAACTGGTGAATTAGTTGATTATGGTGTTAAACTTGACATTGTTGATAAAGCTGGAGCTTGGTTCTCTTATGGTGATTCAAAAATCGGTCAAGGAAGAGAAAATTCAAAAGTATTCTTGAAAGATAATCCAGAAATTGCAAAAGAGATTGAGAAAAAAATTCTTGATTCAATGGGAATTAATGATGCACTAATTAGCAGTAGTACAGATGATCTTGAAGATGCATCTGAAATAGACGAATAA
- a CDS encoding SDR family NAD(P)-dependent oxidoreductase yields MNQIIVITGTSKGIGKAIANYYLEQNDFVIGCSRTESSINHPNYRHFSLEVSDEKAVVSMIRAVKKEFGKIDILINNAGIASMNHILTTSVETISKLFNTNFIGTFLFTREVSKVMMKQKNGKIVNFTTVATPLRLEGEAVYAASKSAIENFTQTASKELAPFNITINALGPTPIETDLIKAVPKNKIEELLNKQTIKRFGTFEDIINVIEFFVDEKSKFITGQIIYLGGVNN; encoded by the coding sequence ATGAATCAAATCATAGTTATAACTGGAACTTCTAAGGGAATTGGAAAAGCTATTGCAAACTATTATTTAGAGCAAAATGATTTTGTAATTGGCTGTTCAAGAACTGAGAGTTCAATAAATCATCCAAATTATAGACATTTTTCTTTGGAAGTTAGTGATGAAAAAGCAGTTGTAAGTATGATACGAGCTGTAAAAAAAGAGTTTGGGAAAATTGATATTTTGATAAATAATGCTGGAATTGCTTCAATGAATCATATTTTAACAACTTCTGTTGAGACAATTTCTAAACTTTTTAATACAAATTTTATAGGAACTTTTTTATTCACAAGGGAAGTTTCAAAAGTTATGATGAAACAAAAAAATGGAAAAATTGTAAACTTTACAACAGTAGCAACTCCCCTTAGACTTGAGGGTGAAGCTGTATACGCTGCAAGTAAATCAGCAATTGAAAACTTCACCCAAACGGCTTCAAAAGAGTTAGCACCTTTTAATATAACTATAAATGCCCTAGGTCCAACTCCAATTGAGACTGATTTGATAAAAGCAGTTCCAAAAAATAAAATAGAAGAACTTTTAAATAAACAAACAATAAAAAGATTTGGAACATTTGAAGATATTATAAATGTAATTGAGTTTTTTGTGGATGAAAAAAGTAAATTTATCACAGGGCAAATCATTTATCTTGGAGGAGTGAATAACTAA
- a CDS encoding FtsB family cell division protein produces the protein MIAKMRVYNKFILIVLFSLALTVYLSYHATNILFGDNSLQVYNSLKYKKEYLEEEILRLQKENAYLQKEYFELKNLEPEE, from the coding sequence ATGATAGCAAAAATGCGTGTATATAACAAATTTATACTGATAGTATTATTTTCTTTAGCACTAACAGTATATCTTTCATATCACGCAACCAATATTCTTTTTGGGGATAACTCTTTACAAGTTTATAATTCATTGAAATATAAAAAAGAGTATCTCGAAGAAGAGATTTTAAGATTACAAAAAGAAAATGCTTATTTACAAAAAGAATATTTTGAATTAAAAAACTTGGAGCCAGAAGAATGA
- a CDS encoding pyridoxal-phosphate-dependent aminotransferase family protein, with translation MNKQYIFTPGPVPMSKKILKIGSLQLPYFRNEYFSKIVLECKKDLLTLTSAPKGSEVIFMTSSGTGAMEAVIMNLLSKEDNAIVINGGGFGQRFVDICNTHNIPNFDVKINKDDNIKFEEFSSIPANAFIVNAHETTIGKLYNLNKVGQFCKKNKLLNIVDAISSFVSDEINMIKHNIDALIISSNKGLALPPGLGIVVLSPKAVSKLQEINSIYFNFKSYILDVQRGQTPFTPAISIILQLNKRLQELKKQTISKTNKKTKKLANYFRKNIKDLPFEFYVKNMPNAMTTLTPTDGKLASQIIKDFEERYNIILTPSGGDLKEKLIRVSHMGNMNKKYVDVLINALKQYYGKI, from the coding sequence ATGAATAAACAATATATATTTACACCAGGTCCTGTACCTATGTCAAAAAAGATTTTAAAAATTGGTTCTTTACAATTGCCTTATTTTAGAAATGAATATTTTTCAAAAATAGTTTTAGAATGTAAAAAAGATTTATTAACATTAACTAGTGCTCCAAAAGGCAGTGAAGTTATCTTTATGACAAGTTCAGGAACAGGAGCTATGGAAGCGGTTATTATGAATCTTTTGTCAAAAGAAGATAATGCAATTGTAATAAATGGTGGTGGATTTGGACAAAGATTTGTTGATATTTGTAATACTCATAATATTCCAAATTTTGATGTGAAGATTAACAAAGATGATAATATAAAGTTTGAAGAATTTAGTTCTATTCCTGCAAATGCCTTTATTGTAAATGCCCATGAAACAACTATTGGAAAACTCTATAATTTAAATAAGGTTGGACAATTTTGTAAAAAAAATAAACTTCTAAATATTGTAGATGCTATAAGTTCATTTGTAAGTGATGAAATTAATATGATAAAACATAATATTGATGCTTTGATTATTAGTTCAAATAAAGGGTTGGCACTTCCTCCTGGACTTGGGATAGTTGTTTTAAGCCCAAAAGCAGTTTCGAAATTACAAGAGATTAATTCTATATATTTTAATTTTAAATCATATATTCTTGATGTACAAAGGGGACAAACACCATTTACTCCTGCTATTTCAATAATTCTTCAATTAAATAAAAGATTACAAGAGTTAAAAAAACAAACAATTTCTAAAACTAATAAAAAAACAAAAAAACTAGCTAACTATTTTAGAAAAAATATAAAAGATTTACCTTTTGAATTTTATGTAAAAAATATGCCAAATGCAATGACCACTTTAACTCCAACTGATGGAAAATTAGCAAGTCAAATAATAAAAGATTTTGAAGAAAGATATAATATTATATTAACACCAAGTGGTGGAGATTTAAAAGAGAAATTAATAAGAGTTTCACATATGGGTAATATGAATAAAAAGTATGTTGATGTATTAATAAATGCTCTAAAACAATATTATGGGAAAATATAA
- the pseI gene encoding pseudaminic acid synthase, with the protein MKIGNFDLQKDGTYIIAELSANHNGSLQTALETIKAAKEIGANAIKLQTYTADTLTLNCKNDDFMVKGGTLWDGKSLYELYEWATTPWEWHKELFEYARSLDIDIFSTPFDKSAVDFLEQFNPSAYKIASFEITDYELVRYVASKQKPIIISTGIATIDEILDVVNICKKEGNENIVLLKCTSQYPAPLEEANLKTISNMKETFGVEVGFSDHTLGVTAPIVAVTLGAKVIEKHFIIDKSIGGADCEFSLDKKEFKLLVDVIRDTEKLLGIVDYSLDEKKQKQRRFSRSLYISKDIKKGEKFSLENIKSVRPGFGLHPKYLNEILGKTSLKDYKFGDRVEKNTF; encoded by the coding sequence ATGAAAATAGGAAACTTTGATTTACAAAAAGATGGAACTTATATTATTGCAGAACTTAGTGCAAATCATAATGGAAGTTTACAAACAGCCCTAGAAACAATAAAAGCAGCCAAAGAAATAGGTGCAAATGCCATAAAACTTCAAACTTATACAGCAGATACTTTAACTTTAAATTGTAAAAATGATGATTTTATGGTTAAAGGTGGAACTTTATGGGATGGAAAAAGTTTATATGAACTTTATGAATGGGCAACAACTCCTTGGGAGTGGCACAAAGAGTTATTTGAGTATGCAAGAAGTTTAGATATAGATATTTTTTCAACTCCTTTTGATAAAAGTGCTGTTGATTTTTTGGAACAATTTAATCCAAGTGCATATAAAATCGCCTCTTTTGAAATAACAGATTATGAACTTGTAAGATATGTTGCAAGTAAACAAAAGCCAATTATCATTAGTACAGGAATTGCTACAATTGATGAAATTCTAGATGTTGTTAATATTTGTAAAAAAGAGGGAAATGAAAATATTGTACTTTTAAAATGTACAAGCCAATATCCAGCGCCACTTGAAGAGGCTAATTTAAAAACTATTTCAAATATGAAAGAGACTTTTGGAGTTGAGGTTGGATTTTCAGACCATACTTTAGGAGTAACAGCTCCAATAGTTGCAGTTACTTTAGGAGCAAAAGTAATTGAGAAACACTTTATTATTGATAAAAGTATTGGTGGAGCTGATTGTGAATTTTCATTGGACAAAAAAGAGTTTAAACTTCTTGTTGATGTAATTCGTGATACTGAAAAACTTTTAGGGATTGTTGATTATAGTTTAGATGAAAAAAAACAAAAACAAAGAAGATTTTCAAGAAGTCTTTATATATCTAAAGATATAAAAAAAGGCGAAAAATTCAGTCTTGAAAATATAAAATCAGTTCGACCAGGATTTGGACTTCATCCAAAATATTTAAATGAAATCTTGGGAAAAACTTCACTTAAAGATTATAAGTTTGGAGATAGAGTTGAAAAAAATACTTTTTAG
- the pseC gene encoding UDP-4-amino-4,6-dideoxy-N-acetyl-beta-L-altrosamine transaminase: MNFIPYGKQTISDDDINSVIEVLKSDFLTTGPKIKEFEEAIANYCGAKYCVAVSNGTAALHLASLVLLEKDEKVLTTPNSFLATSNSILYANANPIFVDIKEDGNIDLDLCEEELKKDSSIKAIYVVHFSGNPVNQNKLKYLKETYNIKILEDCAHSIGATFEGIKAGSCANSDISIFSFHPVKQITTGEGGSITTNSKELYEKLLLLRGHGMSPRADIAPWHYDMIELGFNYRLTDISCALGLSQLKKLDSFLYLRRSIARRYDDFFSKIDFIKPLYTFTNNSAYHLYVIKIDFEKLNIDKKEFVLKMREKNIGLQLHYIPINKQPYYKNLGFGNEITPLMDEYYKKAISLPIYPTLTHEEQNYVCEKILEILK; encoded by the coding sequence ATGAATTTTATACCATATGGAAAACAAACTATTAGTGATGATGATATTAATAGTGTAATTGAAGTTTTAAAGTCAGATTTTTTAACAACTGGCCCAAAGATAAAAGAGTTTGAAGAAGCAATTGCCAATTATTGTGGCGCAAAATATTGTGTGGCAGTTTCAAATGGAACAGCAGCTTTACATTTAGCTTCTTTAGTTTTACTTGAAAAAGATGAAAAAGTTCTAACTACTCCAAACTCATTCTTAGCAACTTCAAACTCAATTTTATATGCAAATGCAAACCCTATTTTTGTAGACATCAAAGAAGATGGAAATATAGATTTAGATTTATGTGAAGAAGAGCTAAAGAAAGACTCTTCGATAAAAGCAATTTATGTTGTTCATTTTTCTGGAAATCCAGTAAATCAGAATAAATTAAAATATTTAAAAGAAACATACAATATTAAAATATTAGAAGATTGTGCCCACTCAATTGGTGCAACATTTGAGGGAATTAAAGCGGGAAGTTGTGCTAATAGTGATATTTCTATTTTTTCATTTCATCCAGTAAAACAAATAACAACAGGTGAAGGTGGCTCAATCACTACAAACTCAAAAGAGTTATATGAAAAACTTTTACTTTTAAGAGGTCATGGAATGAGTCCAAGAGCTGATATCGCTCCTTGGCACTATGATATGATTGAACTTGGATTTAATTATAGATTAACTGATATTTCATGTGCTTTGGGTTTATCTCAACTAAAAAAGCTTGATAGTTTTTTATATCTTAGACGCTCAATTGCTAGAAGATATGATGACTTTTTTTCTAAAATAGATTTTATAAAACCTTTATATACTTTTACAAATAATAGTGCTTATCATCTGTATGTAATCAAAATAGATTTTGAAAAACTCAATATTGATAAAAAAGAGTTTGTTTTAAAAATGAGAGAGAAAAACATTGGTTTACAGCTTCATTATATTCCTATAAACAAACAACCATATTATAAAAATTTAGGGTTTGGAAATGAAATCACACCTCTTATGGATGAATATTATAAAAAAGCTATAAGTTTACCTATTTATCCAACTTTAACCCACGAAGAACAAAATTATGTTTGTGAAAAAATATTGGAAATTTTAAAATGA
- the pseB gene encoding UDP-N-acetylglucosamine 4,6-dehydratase (inverting) has translation MFNNKNILITGGTGSFGKKYTKILLEKYKPNKIIIYSRDELKQYEMSQEYNDKCMRYFIGDVRDGARLKKAMKDVDFVIHAAALKHVPIAEYNPMECIKTNIYGAQNVIDAALDNGVSKIIALSTDKAANPVNLYGATKLASDKLFVAANNLVGTQDTQFSVVRYGNVIGSRGSVVPYFQKLLRDGTTFLPITDEKMTRFMITLDAGVNFVLKNFERMQGGEIFVPKIPSMKMVDLADAMGPDLERKIIGIRPGEKLHEIMCPADDSHLTFEFDDHFVIAPTITFTKRRDYDHNILGEKGSKVVQGFEYNSGNNKEWLDKTELLKLIKEI, from the coding sequence ATGTTTAATAACAAGAATATCTTAATAACTGGCGGAACAGGAAGTTTTGGTAAAAAATACACAAAAATTTTACTTGAAAAATATAAACCAAATAAGATTATTATTTATTCAAGGGATGAACTAAAACAATATGAAATGTCACAAGAGTATAACGATAAATGTATGCGTTATTTCATTGGAGATGTAAGAGATGGTGCAAGACTAAAAAAGGCAATGAAAGATGTTGATTTTGTTATTCATGCAGCTGCACTTAAACATGTTCCAATTGCAGAATATAATCCAATGGAGTGTATTAAAACAAATATTTATGGTGCACAAAATGTTATTGATGCAGCCCTTGATAATGGAGTTTCAAAAATCATTGCTCTTTCAACTGACAAAGCTGCAAATCCTGTTAATCTTTATGGAGCTACAAAATTAGCTTCTGATAAACTTTTTGTTGCTGCAAATAATTTAGTTGGAACTCAAGATACTCAGTTTTCAGTCGTAAGATATGGAAATGTAATAGGAAGTAGAGGTTCTGTTGTTCCATATTTTCAAAAACTATTACGTGATGGAACTACGTTTTTACCAATAACTGATGAAAAAATGACTAGATTTATGATTACTTTAGATGCTGGTGTTAATTTTGTACTTAAAAACTTTGAGAGAATGCAAGGTGGAGAGATATTTGTACCAAAAATTCCATCAATGAAAATGGTTGATTTAGCAGATGCTATGGGTCCAGATTTAGAGCGAAAAATAATTGGAATTAGACCTGGTGAAAAACTTCATGAAATAATGTGTCCTGCTGATGATAGTCATTTAACTTTTGAGTTTGATGACCATTTTGTAATAGCTCCTACAATAACTTTTACAAAAAGAAGAGATTATGATCATAATATTCTTGGTGAGAAAGGCTCAAAAGTAGTACAAGGATTTGAATACAACTCTGGAAATAATAAAGAGTGGCTAGATAAAACTGAGTTATTAAAGTTAATTAAAGAGATATAA
- the eno gene encoding phosphopyruvate hydratase: MVFIDNVYADEVLDSRGNPTVRATVILSDGTKGSAIVPSGASTGKREALELRDGDNRFLGKGVLKAVENVNTTIANELIGLSPFNQAEIDATMKDIDGTHNYSNLGANAVLGVSMATARAAANSLQIPLYRYLGGANAMTMPVPMFNIINGGEHANNSVDFQEYMIMPVGFENFNEGLRATAEIYQHLKKVIDSMGESTAVGDEGGFAPNLKSNEEPIQVIMTAIEKAGYKAGEQVAIALDVAASELINEKGLYVLKSENRELTSAELVAYYADLCSKYPIVSIEDGLSEDDWDGWKILTETLGHKVQLVGDDLFVTNASILAEGIKKGIANSILIKPNQIGSVSETMQTIRLAQRNNYNCVMSHRSGESEDAFIADFAVALNCGQIKTGSTARSDRIAKYNRLLEIGAEIGYSEYLGKEPFKK, from the coding sequence GTGGTATTTATCGACAATGTATACGCTGATGAAGTATTAGATTCAAGAGGAAATCCAACTGTAAGAGCAACTGTTATATTAAGTGATGGTACAAAAGGTAGTGCTATAGTACCAAGTGGTGCAAGTACAGGGAAAAGAGAAGCTTTAGAATTAAGAGACGGTGATAATAGATTTTTAGGAAAAGGTGTTTTAAAAGCTGTTGAAAATGTAAATACTACAATTGCAAATGAATTAATTGGATTAAGTCCATTTAACCAAGCAGAAATTGATGCTACAATGAAAGATATTGATGGAACTCATAACTATTCAAATCTTGGAGCAAATGCAGTTTTAGGTGTTTCAATGGCAACTGCACGTGCAGCTGCAAACTCATTACAAATTCCATTATATAGATATTTAGGTGGAGCAAATGCTATGACTATGCCTGTTCCTATGTTTAATATCATAAATGGTGGAGAACATGCAAATAACTCTGTAGATTTCCAAGAATATATGATTATGCCTGTTGGATTTGAAAACTTCAATGAAGGATTAAGAGCAACTGCTGAAATTTATCAACACTTAAAAAAAGTTATTGACTCAATGGGTGAAAGTACAGCTGTTGGTGATGAGGGTGGATTCGCACCAAACTTAAAATCAAATGAAGAACCAATTCAAGTTATTATGACTGCAATTGAAAAAGCTGGATATAAAGCTGGTGAACAAGTTGCTATCGCACTTGATGTTGCAGCATCTGAGCTTATCAATGAAAAAGGTCTTTATGTATTAAAATCAGAAAATAGAGAACTTACATCTGCTGAGTTAGTTGCGTATTATGCTGATTTATGTTCAAAATATCCTATCGTTTCAATCGAAGATGGTTTAAGCGAAGATGACTGGGATGGATGGAAAATATTAACTGAAACTTTAGGGCATAAAGTTCAATTAGTCGGGGATGATTTATTTGTTACTAATGCTTCAATTTTAGCAGAAGGAATCAAAAAAGGAATTGCAAACTCAATTTTAATTAAACCAAATCAAATTGGATCAGTTAGTGAAACTATGCAAACAATCAGACTTGCTCAAAGAAATAACTACAATTGTGTAATGTCTCACAGATCTGGTGAAAGTGAAGATGCATTTATTGCAGATTTCGCAGTCGCTTTAAATTGTGGACAAATTAAAACAGGAAGTACAGCAAGAAGTGATAGAATTGCTAAATACAATAGACTTCTTGAAATTGGTGCAGAAATTGGTTATAGTGAATATTTAGGGAAAGAACCTTTTAAAAAATAG
- the pseG gene encoding UDP-2,4-diacetamido-2,4,6-trideoxy-beta-L-altropyranose hydrolase, protein MKKILFRCDSSSTIGLGHVKRCLLLAKRLKECDKNLKILFATQNLYGNINEEILKSGFSIYSISDNSVKMLDYFVKGLRINLLIIDSYDIDYKFEEQIKIQNPTLKMLSFDDTINPHKSDMVLNHGVQAQEKEYKKLLPKKTKLFCGSEYTLLRDEFLETKKTKVTRNSVAIILGGNDVLNLSSKIASLLLEINKKYKITVITTSVNPNIKELKENKNIELLVDINNMASVIATKSLVITASGGTLFEVLALKKKFINIEVASNQKVVDKFLKNKGIKTTIKAKDLTKEVLKTKIDYVKKSNCYKKLTLKFAKNRLVKKILKELK, encoded by the coding sequence TTGAAAAAAATACTTTTTAGATGTGATTCATCATCAACTATTGGTTTAGGGCATGTTAAAAGATGTTTGCTTTTGGCAAAAAGATTAAAAGAGTGTGATAAAAATCTAAAAATACTTTTTGCAACGCAAAATTTATATGGAAATATAAATGAAGAGATTTTAAAATCAGGATTTTCCATCTATTCTATCAGTGATAATAGTGTAAAAATGTTAGATTATTTTGTAAAAGGTTTAAGAATAAATCTTTTGATTATAGACTCTTACGATATAGATTATAAATTTGAAGAGCAAATAAAAATTCAAAATCCAACTCTAAAAATGTTAAGTTTTGACGATACTATAAATCCCCATAAATCAGATATGGTTTTAAATCATGGAGTTCAAGCCCAAGAAAAAGAGTATAAAAAATTACTTCCTAAAAAAACAAAACTATTTTGCGGAAGTGAATATACACTTTTACGTGATGAGTTTTTGGAGACTAAAAAAACAAAAGTTACACGAAATAGTGTTGCTATTATTTTAGGTGGAAATGATGTTTTAAATCTCTCTTCAAAAATTGCTAGTTTACTTTTGGAAATTAACAAAAAATATAAAATTACAGTTATAACAACAAGTGTAAATCCAAATATTAAAGAGTTAAAAGAGAATAAAAATATCGAACTTTTAGTTGATATAAATAATATGGCTTCGGTAATTGCAACAAAAAGTTTGGTGATAACTGCAAGTGGAGGAACTTTATTTGAAGTTTTGGCTTTAAAGAAAAAGTTTATAAATATTGAAGTTGCCTCTAATCAAAAAGTTGTAGATAAATTTTTGAAAAATAAAGGCATAAAAACAACAATAAAAGCCAAAGATTTAACAAAAGAAGTTTTAAAAACTAAAATAGATTATGTAAAAAAAAGTAATTGTTATAAAAAATTAACTCTAAAATTTGCAAAAAATAGATTGGTAAAAAAGATACTTAAAGAGTTAAAATGA
- the pseF gene encoding pseudaminic acid cytidylyltransferase — protein MNKTVAIIPARGGSKRIPRKNIKLFHGKPLIAYSIEVALKSKLFDKVIVSTDDEEIAKIAKEYGAIVPFLRPKELSDDFTGTGAVVNHALEYLKSVGEIYAFVCTIYATAPFLDEKYLIEGFEKLKNSSAKNAFSCTSMPFPIQRTFKITQNERCEMFWPENFTKRSQDLEEAFQDAGQFYWTNLNIKSNEIIFGKDSIPIILPRFLVQDIDTLEDWQRAEIMYEVIQKVKA, from the coding sequence ATGAACAAAACAGTAGCAATTATTCCAGCTCGTGGAGGAAGTAAAAGAATTCCAAGAAAAAATATAAAACTTTTTCATGGTAAACCACTAATTGCTTATAGTATAGAAGTTGCTTTAAAATCTAAGCTTTTTGATAAAGTTATTGTTTCAACAGATGATGAAGAAATAGCTAAAATTGCTAAAGAATATGGAGCTATTGTTCCCTTTTTGCGTCCAAAAGAGTTAAGTGATGATTTTACAGGAACGGGAGCTGTTGTAAATCATGCTTTAGAGTATTTAAAAAGTGTTGGTGAAATTTATGCTTTTGTTTGCACTATTTATGCAACAGCTCCTTTTTTAGATGAAAAGTATTTAATCGAAGGTTTTGAAAAACTAAAAAACTCAAGTGCAAAAAATGCTTTTTCTTGTACATCAATGCCATTTCCAATTCAACGAACATTTAAAATCACGCAAAATGAAAGATGTGAAATGTTTTGGCCTGAAAATTTCACAAAAAGAAGTCAAGATTTAGAAGAGGCTTTTCAAGATGCTGGACAGTTTTATTGGACAAACTTGAATATTAAATCAAATGAGATTATATTTGGCAAAGACTCAATTCCCATAATACTTCCAAGATTTCTTGTTCAAGATATTGATACTTTAGAGGATTGGCAAAGGGCTGAAATTATGTACGAAGTTATACAAAAGGTAAAAGCATGA
- a CDS encoding ANL family adenylate-forming protein, producing MNYLFEKFKEFETKDAIVVDEITYSYGLLLEQIKIYKSILEKQIKPSSVVAILGDYSFFNIALFFALFENKNIIVPITSTISKIQDEYISESFCEYTIKTIKSDLDIQTIEQNSSHEMIKKLKKNQNSGLILFSSGSTGKPKAMIHNLDNLINSYKDKKAKSMNMLVFLMFDHIGGLNTLFNALCMGACLIIPKNRDAKNICELIQNYKIMVLPSSPTFLNLILISGENKNYDLNSLRMITYGTEAMPESLLLKLKESFPKVKFLQTFGTSETGISTTSSKSSDSLYMKIEDANQEYKIVENELWLRSKTQVLGYLNASMDSFTSDGWFKTGDLVEELEDGYLKIIGRSKEVINVGGQKVLPAEVESVILFMDEIDDCMVYSEVNVITGQTVVCDVVLHEPKENIKKIIRLFCKDKLETFKIPTKVNVVEKTNFSERFKKIRIK from the coding sequence ATGAACTATTTATTTGAAAAATTCAAAGAGTTTGAAACAAAAGATGCAATAGTTGTAGATGAAATCACTTACTCTTATGGTTTATTATTAGAGCAAATAAAAATTTATAAAAGCATATTAGAAAAGCAGATTAAACCCTCAAGTGTGGTGGCAATTTTGGGTGATTACTCTTTTTTTAATATTGCTTTGTTTTTTGCTTTATTTGAAAATAAAAATATCATCGTTCCAATTACTTCAACTATTTCTAAAATTCAAGATGAATATATAAGTGAATCTTTTTGTGAATACACAATTAAAACAATAAAGAGTGATTTAGATATTCAAACAATAGAACAAAATAGTTCTCACGAAATGATAAAAAAATTAAAGAAAAATCAAAATTCTGGGTTGATTTTGTTTTCAAGTGGAAGCACAGGAAAACCAAAAGCGATGATTCATAATTTAGATAATTTAATCAATTCATACAAAGATAAAAAAGCAAAATCTATGAATATGTTAGTGTTTTTAATGTTTGATCATATTGGTGGATTAAATACTTTGTTTAATGCTTTATGTATGGGTGCTTGTTTGATTATTCCAAAAAATAGAGATGCAAAAAATATTTGTGAATTAATACAAAATTATAAAATCATGGTGCTTCCAAGTAGTCCTACTTTTTTAAATCTGATTTTGATTTCAGGTGAAAATAAAAATTACGATTTAAATTCTTTACGAATGATTACTTATGGAACAGAAGCTATGCCTGAATCACTTTTATTAAAACTAAAAGAGAGTTTTCCAAAAGTAAAATTTTTACAAACTTTTGGAACAAGTGAAACGGGAATTAGTACAACAAGTTCTAAATCATCGGATTCTTTATATATGAAAATAGAAGATGCAAATCAAGAGTATAAAATAGTTGAGAATGAATTGTGGCTTAGAAGTAAAACTCAAGTTTTAGGATATTTAAACGCTTCAATGGACTCTTTTACAAGTGATGGTTGGTTTAAAACAGGTGATTTAGTCGAAGAGCTTGAAGATGGATATTTAAAAATTATTGGAAGAAGTAAAGAAGTTATAAATGTTGGTGGACAAAAAGTTCTTCCAGCTGAGGTTGAATCGGTGATTTTGTTTATGGATGAAATTGATGATTGTATGGTTTATTCTGAAGTAAATGTAATCACAGGTCAAACTGTGGTTTGTGATGTGGTTTTACATGAACCAAAAGAGAATATTAAAAAAATCATAAGACTATTTTGTAAAGATAAACTTGAAACTTTTAAGATTCCTACAAAAGTAAATGTGGTTGAAAAAACAAATTTTTCTGAACGATTTAAAAAAATTAGAATAAAGTAA